The Chitinophagales bacterium genomic interval TCACCATCGCCTCAATCTTTAATGATACCACCAATACGGTGACTATCAATTCAGGTATCCACAATCCTAAGCTGGCAGAAGTTCGCCAGGTGTATCCTAACCCGGCCAGCGGCAGCACTGTAGTTTCTTACTACACGCTCAGCAATGACAATGTTACCGTTTACCTCTCCAACATTCTTGGGCAGTCGGTTAAAACCTACTTCAGTGGCAACCAGTATGTTGGTCTGCACAACCTGACCATGGATCTTACCGGTCTTACAGAAGGATTCTACTTTGTAAATGTTAAAGTAGGAAACTCCATTTCTTCGCAAAAGATTACGGTGCTTCAATAAACCGTACTGATCTTTTATAAAAAAACCCACAGCATTGTGGGTTTTTTTTTTCGCTGCGCTGTGCTGAAAAACCTGTCTGATTCAACAGCACACTGATCTTTCGCCTGCACTGCTCGAATTTAATTTCAGTAACTCCCTGCATAGCATTATCTTTAATCATTCGATACAAGTAACCTCACCTGACAAAACACTGCGCATGAAAAAAATTATTACCGGACTGCTCTTTGTCTATCTCTGCTTTATTGCTGTAAATTCTTTTGCACAGGTTATTGTCGCCAATCCGCTCTTTCCTGCCGACAATGCCACCGTCACCCTTACCTACGATGCTGCGCAGGGAAACCAGGCACTGAAAGATTTTAACGGTGATATTTATATCCATACCGGCGTTATTACCAATTACAGCACTTCACCCAGCGACTGGAAGCATGTTGTTACCACCTGGGGAAGCACGAACCCGTTGCATAAGCTTACCTCACTCGGCAACAACCTTTATACTTTTACCATCACGAATATCCGGGCGTATTATAATGTACCGGTCGGAGAAACCATTCTGAAGCTTGCCATGGTTTTCCGTAATGCCGATGGCAGCATCGTAGGCCGTAATGCCGATGGCAGCGATATCTTTTATGATGTATGGGATGGTGTTTCGTTACAGACGGCCTTCCTGGAGCCGGATAACAATCCGGTTTTCCTGAACCTGAATGAGACAGTGCAGACTACGTTTATTGTCTCAAAGCCTGTCACCATTACTTTATTTCAGAACAATAATCTCATAGCTCAGGTTAATAATACCGATTCCATCACGCAAACCATTACTGCTTCCGAAAATGGAAAGACATGGATAAAGGCGATTGCTGATGATGGCATCACGCAGGTGGCCGACTCATTTTATTTTATGGTGAATACACCCGTTACTGTCGCAGATTTGCCTTCAGGCGCACAGGTTGGCATTAACTATCTGAACGACAGCAGCCTGACACTTGTACTCACGGCACCTGACAAATCTTTTGTGTATGCTATCGGAGATTTCAGTAACTGGGAAGCAGATCCAGCCTACTTTATGAATAAAACCACTGACGGCAAATACTGGTGGTTAACAGTTAACAACCTTGTGCCGCAACAGGAATACCTCTACCAGTATCTGGTCGACGGCAATCTTCGTATTGCTGATCCTTATTGTGATAAAATTCTGGACGCGGGGAATGATCCCTATATCAGCGATGCGACCTACCCGGGACTGATTGATTACCCTACCGGGAAGACCAGTGGAATTGTTTCCGTTTTTCAAACAGCGCAAACGCCCTTCAACTGGCAGGTGACCAGTTTCACCAAACCTGACCCTGATAACATGGTGGTATATGAATTACTGGTGCGGGATTTTGTTTCAGCACGCAACTTTGCCGTGCTGAAGGATACCTTAAACTACCTGAAGACATTAGGTGTGAATGTAATTGAACTCATGCCTTTCAGCGAGTTTGAAGGGAATGAAAGCTGGGGATACAATCCTGATTTTTATTTCGCCCCTGATAAATATTATGGCACGAAGAACATGCTGAAAGAATTCATTGATGCGTGTCATCAGCAGGGCATTGCAGTGGTGCAGGATATGGTGCTCAATCACTCTTTCGGGCAATCGCCTATGGTTCAGCTTTACTGGGATGCCGCTTCCAACGGGCCTTCGGCATCCAGCCCATGGTTTAATCCCGATCAGGATTTAACCACAGCAGGTTATCAGGGCAAGCATCCGTTCGGAGTAGGGTTCGATATCAACCATGAAAGTGTTTACACACAGAAATTTGTGGATGATGTATTGGCTTATTGGGTAACGCAGTATAAGATTGACGGCTTCCGTTTTGATTTGTCGAAAGGATTCACCCAAAAATATTCGGGCAACGATGTAGGATTATGGGGGCAATATGATCAGTCGCGTATCAATAACCTGAAAAGAATGATGGATGCCATTAAACTGGTTGATCCGACGGTATTACTCATACTCGAGCACTTTGCTGATCAGAGTGAGGAACAGGTGCTTTCCAATGATGGATTTTACCTATGGTCAAATTCGAACTATGCCTATGCACAATCCGCCATGGGTTATGCAAGCAGCTCCGATGTTTCATGGGTGTCTTACAAGTCACATGGGTTTAGCCTGCCCCATGCAGTAGGCTATATGGAGAGCCATGATGAAGAAAGAATCACTTATAAAACGATTACCTACGGCGCACACACTGCAAGCTATGATGTAAGGCCGCTTGATGAATCACTTAACCGGATGAAAATGGCTGCCTGCTTTTTCTTTACGATTCCCGGACCAAAAATGATCTGGCAATTCGGCGAGTTAGGCTATGACTATTCAATCAACTATTGCCAGAACGGAACCATTAGCTCTGCCTGCCGTGTAGATGCCAAGCCGGTTAAATGGAACTACCTCGATTATAATCCGCGTGTCTGGGTATATAACTTTTACAAGGCGCTGATTGATCTGAAGATGAACTATTCCGTTTTTCAGACAACAGATTTTGTGATGGCTGTTGGTAACCTCAAAAAAAATATTCGCCTGAACAGTCCAACCATGAATGTTTGTGTTGTCGGCAATTTTGATATCAGCGCCGGCAATCAACCACCTAATTTTCAGCATACCGGCTGGTGGTATGAATATTTTACCGGCGACAGTATCAACGTAACCGATTTATCCGCCACACTCTACCTGAACACAGGTGAATACCGGCTCTACACCGACAGCAAACTGGCAGTGCCCGATCTGGGAAATGTGGGTATTGACGGGCTACCGGAGTTACGGTCATTGCAACTTTTTCAAAACACACCCAACCCCTTTGATCAAAACACAGCCATTGAATTTTATGTGCCCAAAGCCGGTAAAACAGTGCTGGAAATTTATGACCTCTATGGTCGCCTGGTAAAAACTGTAGCTGACAAATCGCTGGCAGCCGGCTACTATACGGTTAACATCCCGGGCCCCGATTTTTCCAATGGGATTTACCTCTGCAAACTGACTCAAAATGGCATGACAAAAACCATAAAAATGCAGGTTGCGAAATAGCTGTAGTACCGTAATGTTCGGATGATGTGTATTGCATCTTCTGCTGTTGAATTGATCAGGTTTTTTAAATCACCGTTATGCTTTACGTAACGGGCATTTAATTCATATTGTAATCAATTCCAACGGAAATGATTTGCGGCTATTTCACTAATGCATACATCAACGGATGCACTTCAGTTGCATTCAGCCGATACTCTTGCTCTTGCTATTGCTAACAGCAACGGAACAGGGATCAGAGCAGCACATCAGATCATGAGCACTGTTAAAGCTGAATGCCATTCAGGTATAACAGCTATAAATTTCCATTGGACTTATTGCTTCACAAATTTCCCGGTCATAACTGTATCATCAAACTGAAACTTCAGATAGTATATTCCTGGCGATAATTTACTGATGTCAATAACTCCCGGCAGTTCAGGTGAATAGAGGTTGGGTACGTAAGCATACATGGTTTTGCCTGCCACATCATAAATTACGATTTGGCGGCAGCCTGGCAGCGGCAACCGGTAATTTAAAAGGTCATGCGCCGGACTCGGGTAAACGTCAAGCGCTGGCAGCGTCGTCACCTCGTTTATTCCTGTCATCCAAAAAGAAAAAATGCCCGCCGTGTCCTTGCAATTGTTGTTATCAGTAACCACCACTGTATAAATTCCGCTTGCTACCGGTGTATAGGATTGCGAATCAGCACCGGCTAAAGGTGTAAGCATACCGGGAGAAGTTCCAAACAACCACTGGTAAGAAACATTGTCAACATTGCAGTACAGTGAAACGCCATCGGAAGAGATAGCAGGATGTTCCGGATTGACTGTTACGGTAATGCTGTTGGATACATGCGACATGGCTCCGTTGTAGCTTTCTGTCAGTTGATAGGTGCCGGAGGTTGTCACGGTCAGTGAAGTAGAGGTTGCACCTTCAATCACTGCATTATCCCGTTTCCACTGATAGGAATGACAGGGATAGTTTGTATTTCCTGATAAGGTAACCTGGCCGCCGTTGCAAAAAACAAGGTCACCGGATGCACTTACCACGGGTGACTGTGTGATGGTGCTTACCCGTGCCCAAACCGAATAACTCCTGGCAGGCAAATCAA includes:
- a CDS encoding T9SS type A sorting domain-containing protein, translating into MKKIITGLLFVYLCFIAVNSFAQVIVANPLFPADNATVTLTYDAAQGNQALKDFNGDIYIHTGVITNYSTSPSDWKHVVTTWGSTNPLHKLTSLGNNLYTFTITNIRAYYNVPVGETILKLAMVFRNADGSIVGRNADGSDIFYDVWDGVSLQTAFLEPDNNPVFLNLNETVQTTFIVSKPVTITLFQNNNLIAQVNNTDSITQTITASENGKTWIKAIADDGITQVADSFYFMVNTPVTVADLPSGAQVGINYLNDSSLTLVLTAPDKSFVYAIGDFSNWEADPAYFMNKTTDGKYWWLTVNNLVPQQEYLYQYLVDGNLRIADPYCDKILDAGNDPYISDATYPGLIDYPTGKTSGIVSVFQTAQTPFNWQVTSFTKPDPDNMVVYELLVRDFVSARNFAVLKDTLNYLKTLGVNVIELMPFSEFEGNESWGYNPDFYFAPDKYYGTKNMLKEFIDACHQQGIAVVQDMVLNHSFGQSPMVQLYWDAASNGPSASSPWFNPDQDLTTAGYQGKHPFGVGFDINHESVYTQKFVDDVLAYWVTQYKIDGFRFDLSKGFTQKYSGNDVGLWGQYDQSRINNLKRMMDAIKLVDPTVLLILEHFADQSEEQVLSNDGFYLWSNSNYAYAQSAMGYASSSDVSWVSYKSHGFSLPHAVGYMESHDEERITYKTITYGAHTASYDVRPLDESLNRMKMAACFFFTIPGPKMIWQFGELGYDYSINYCQNGTISSACRVDAKPVKWNYLDYNPRVWVYNFYKALIDLKMNYSVFQTTDFVMAVGNLKKNIRLNSPTMNVCVVGNFDISAGNQPPNFQHTGWWYEYFTGDSINVTDLSATLYLNTGEYRLYTDSKLAVPDLGNVGIDGLPELRSLQLFQNTPNPFDQNTAIEFYVPKAGKTVLEIYDLYGRLVKTVADKSLAAGYYTVNIPGPDFSNGIYLCKLTQNGMTKTIKMQVAK